In Drosophila yakuba strain Tai18E2 chromosome X, Prin_Dyak_Tai18E2_2.1, whole genome shotgun sequence, a single genomic region encodes these proteins:
- the LOC6524711 gene encoding mRNA-capping enzyme, translating to MAQSHRDRERGSGPLPNRWLYCPRKSDSIIAERFLAFKTPLSQSFQDKMPIECTFRPEMLFDYCKTLKLKLGLWVDLTNTKRFYDRSTVEERGAQYIKLQCRGHGETPSPEQTHSFIEIVDNFINERPFDVIAVHCTHGFNRTGFLIVSYMVERLDCSVEAALAVFANARPPGIYKQDYINELYKRYEDEEDAPAAPEQPNWCLDYDDSNGDGSVPDNRKRHFDDNSSSTSQQAGEQDDDTEELEGEDGDASTSDGQPRKKRRREMVIKNATFMAGVPGVRQVSDQPRLGDLQRKVQDWCQWNKNGFPGSQPVSMDRENIKRLSEIPYRVSWKADGTRYMMLIDGRDEVYFFDRNHSCFQVENVSFVDGKNLNEHLDGTLLDGEMVLDKIGETVTPRYLVYDIVRLSHRDVRDEPFYPNRLDYIKKDVIGPRILGMKHGIINQRLQAFSVRGKDFWDIWMSARLLGEKFSRALAHEPDGLIFQPSQQPYTAGVCSDVFKWKPHELNSVDFRLKIITERGEGLLTTKVGFLYVGGHDASFGRMQKLTKEIRDLDNRIVECTMNQFGNWEFMRERTDKKHPNSFSTARSVVESIRHPVTKDYLLNFIASSGYRDDHAMMPPPPNAHPHAHAHAHAHPHPHGHGHHHGGPPGQRRPH from the exons ATGGCCCAGTCTCATCGGGATCGGGAGCGCGGCTCCGGGCCACTGCCCAACCGCTGGCTCTACTGTCCGCGCAAGAGCGACTCGATCATTGCGGAGCGCTTCCTGGCCTTTAAGACGCCGCTAAGCCAGAGCTTTCAGGACAAGATGCCCATCGAGTGCACCTTTCGCCCCGAGATGCTCTTCGACTACTGCAAAACGCTCAAG TTGAAACTGGGCCTCTGGGTGGACCTGACCAACACGAAACGTTTCTACGATCGGTCCACGGTGGAGGAGCGCGGCGCGCAGTATATTAAGCTGCAGTGCCGTGGACATGGCGAGACGCCCTCGCCGGAGCAGACGCACAGTTTCATCGAGATCGTGGACAACTTTATTAACGAACGTCCCTTCGATGTTATTGCCGTGCACTGCACGCACGGCTTCAACCGCACTGGCTTCCTGATCGTCTCCTACATGGTCGAGCGACTCGATTGCTCCGTGGAGGCAGCGCTCGCTGTCTTTGCCAACGCCCGGCCGCCGGGCATCTACAAGCAGGACTACATCAACGAGCTGTACAAGCGTtacgaggacgaggaggacgcTCCAGCGGCACCAGAACAGCCCAATTGGTGCCTGGACTATGATGATAGCAACGGCGATGGCTCGGTGCCCGACAATCGGAAGCGTCACTTTGACGACAACAGCTCCTCGACGTCACAGCAGGCCGGCGAGCAGGATGATGACACCGAGGAGCTGGAGGGTGAGGATGGAGACGCCTCCACCTCGGACGGTCAGCCACGAAAGAAGCGACGCCGCGAGATGGTCATCAAGAATGCCACATTTATGGCAGGTGTGCCGGGCGTGCGGCAGGTTAGCGACCAGCCGCGTCTGGGCGATCTGCAGCGCAAGGTGCAGGACTGGTGCCAGTGGAACAAGAACGGCTTCCCCGGATCACAGCCGGTGTCCATGGACAGGGAGAACATAAAGCGCCTCAGCGAAATACCCTATCGGGTGTCGTGGAAGGCGGATGGTACACGTTATATGATGCTCATTGATGGCCGGGACGAGGTTTACTTCTTCGATCGCAACCACTCCTGTTTCCAAGTGGAGAACGTGTCATTCGTGGATGGCAAGAACCTGAACGAACACCTCGACGGCACTCTACTCGACGGG GAGATGGTGCTGGACAAGATCGGCGAGACCGTCACGCCGCGCTACCTTGTCTACGACATTGTGCGTCTTTCGCATCGCGATGTGCGGGACGAGCCATTCTATCCCAATCGACTGGACTACATTAAGAAGGATGTTATAG GCCCCCGCATCCTGGGCATGAAGCATGGCATTATCAATCAGCGTCTGCAGGCATTCAGTGTGCGCGGCAAGGACTTCTGGGACATTTGGATGTCTGCCCGCCTGCTGGGCGAGAAGTTCTCGCGGGCACTGGCACACGAACCGGATGGCCTCATCTTCCAGCCATCCCAGCAGCCCTACACGGCTGGCGTCTGCTCCGACGTCTTCAAATGGAAGCCACATGAGCTTAACTCGGTGGACTTTCGGCTCAAGATCATAACAGAGCGTGGCGAGGG CTTGCTTACGACAAAGGTGGGCTTCCTCTATGTGGGCGGTCACGATGCATCATTTGGACGGATGCAAAAGCTGACGAAGGAGATCAGAGACTTGGACAACAGGATCGTCGAGTGCACCATGAATCAGTTTGGCAACTGGGAGTTTATGCGCGAGCGAACGGACAAGAAGCATCCCAACAGTTTTAGCACAGCCCGCT CCGTTGTGGAGAGCATAAGGCACCCAGTCACCAAGGACTACCTACTAAACTTTATCGCGAGCTCCGGCTATCGTGATGATCATGCCATGATGCCGCCGCCACCCAATGCCCAtccccatgcccatgcccatgcccatgcccatccccatccacatGGCCATGGCCACCACCATGGCGGACCGCCAGGGCAGCGTCGGCCCCACTGA
- the LOC6524712 gene encoding uncharacterized protein LOC6524712: MSANAPNRQPEPKFPAAMARGAGTVCSNPAVPKSPDALTSLVARKSITSMSEEEIIQENLNEILDLKSREERKANGRLVAVIVCFLVLFLAVYHACVRKSENSLAGVLVPAGIMLSYGAWVVVLAKRDKHRRAMFERHIEEVTLKNKIELEQKHARHAKKTQSHHGHSGTDSTGSASSSLHYVNELLPTAGGGEHRKKQRRHRHKERSVEREDHHQRTHQRQQTPDIGVHRGPPKRPSFRQKLFGQTIAHVKLVEAQSDSTDSAGGAGTGTGTGSKPGRSTAGGKPHPGEKRQRLQRLDTLPLAQVVRVSSIP; encoded by the exons aTGTCCGCGAACGCCCCAAATCGCCAGCCGGAGCCAAAGTTTCCGGCCGCAATGGCCCGTGGAGCGGGCACGGTGTGCTCCAATCCGGCGGTGCCCAAGTCGCCGGACGCACTCACCTCCTTGGTGGCCCGGAAGAGCATTACGTCCATGTCGGAGGAGGAGATCATCCAGGAGAACCTCAACGAGATCCTCGACCTCAAGTCGCGC GAGGAGCGAAAAGCCAATGGACGCCTGGTGGCGGTGATCGTCTGTTTTCTGG TGCTCTTCCTGGCGGTCTACCATGCCTGCGTCCGGAAGTCGGAGAACTCGCTGGCTGGCGTCCTGGTACCGGCGGGCATTATGCTCTCCTACGGCGCCTGGGTGGTCGTCCTGGCCAAGAGGGACAAGCACCGGCGAGCCATGTTT GAGCGCCACATCGAGGAGGTGACGCTGAAGAACAAGATCGAGCTGGAGCAGAAGCATGCGCGCCACGCAAAGAAGACGCAGTCGCATCATGGTCACTCCGGCACTGATTCCACGGGCAGTGCCTCCAGTTCGCTGCACTATGTGAACGAGCTGCTGCCGACTGCTGGCGGTGGTGAGCATCGCAAGAAGCAGCGACGCCATCGCCACAAGGAGCGCTCCGTGGAGCGGGAGGATCATCATCAACGCACCCATCAGCGCCAACAGACGCCGGACATTGGTGTGCATCGTGGGCCGCCCAAGAGGCCCAGTTTCCGGCAGAAGCTCTTCGGCCAGACCATCGCCCATGTGAAGCTGGTGGAGGCGCAGAGCGACAGCACGGATTCCGCTGGCGGAGCGGGAACTGGAACGGGAACGGGTTCGAAACCAGGTCGCAGTACGGCTGGTGGCAAGCCCCATCCCGGCGAGAAACGCCAGCGGCTACAGCGCCTGGACACATTGCCCCTGGCGCAGGTGGTGCGTGTCAGCTCGATTCCGTGA
- the LOC6524710 gene encoding tRNA-dihydrouridine(20) synthase [NAD(P)+]-like, producing MLRLPTILRKSFSMKTRQRLDYRNKLILAPMVRVGTLPMRLLALEMGADIVYTEELVDLKLIKSIRRPNPALGTVDFVDPSDGTIVFRTCAQETSRLVLQMGTSDAGRALAVGKLLQRDISGLDINMGCPKEFSIKGGMGAALLADPDKAALILRTLCSGLDIPVTCKIRILPDVEGTIDLVQKLAATGIAAIGIHARTRDERPQHSAHPEVLRAVAQAVDIPIIANGGSKNMHCYEDLRKFQLECGADSVMVARAAQINVSIFRPEGLLPMDELIEKYLRLCVDYDNAPHNAKYCVQSILRELQETPRGKRFLQCQTLQQICEIWELGDYCRRKQRELKTMGNSGRAEVEPPEALAKRQKLEEAATAITDEYAGVICRNMPFLRSTYPSDNHLPKTQLYVHAGKAGKSPPAYETQQCDKLFRSICSYDGQRFSSSFWEKNKKQAEQGAALVALLHLGQLEAEVLRDNGSLLN from the exons ATGCTGCGATTGCCAACGATTCTGAGGAAGTCCTTCAGCATGAAGACACGCCAGAGGCTGGACTACCGCAACAAGCTCATCCTGGCGCCCATGGTGCGCGTGGGCACGCTGCCCATGCGCCTGTTGGCCCTGGAAATGGGCGCGGACATCGTTTACACGGAGGAGCTGGTGGACCTCAAGCTGATCAAGAGCATTCGCAGGCCAAATC CGGCTCTGGGAACGGTGGACTTTGTGGATCCGTCGGATGGGACGATTGTATTCCGCACCTGCGCTCAGGAAACGTCACGCCTGGTGCTCCAGATGGGCACCAGCGATGCTGGACGCGCTCTGGCCGTGGGCAAGCTGCTGCAGCGCGACATATCCGGTCTGGACATCAACATGGGCTGTCCCAAGGAGTTCTCCATCAAGGGCGGCATGGGCGCCGCCCTGCTCGCTGATCCCGACAAGGCGGCACTCATTCTGCGCACCCTGTGCTCCGGCTTGGACATTCCAGTCACCTGCAAAATACGCATCCTGCCGGACGTGGAGGGTACCATCGATCTGGTCCAGAAACTGGCCGCCACAGGTATCGCTGCCATTGGGATTCATGCGAGAACGCGCGACGAGCGACCGCAGCATTCTGCCCATCCCGAGGTACTGCGCGCCGTTGCCCAGGCAGTTGACATCCCGATTATCGCCAATGGCGGTTCGAAAAACATGCACTGCTACGAGGATCTGCGCAAATTCCAGCTGGAATGCGGCGCCGATAGCGTGATGGTGGCCCGTGCTGCCCAGATCAATGTGAGCATCTTCAGGCCGGAGGGTTTGCTGCCCATGGACGAGCTGATCGAGAAGTACCTGCGCCTGTGCGTCGACTACGACAATGCGCCGCACAACGCCAAGTACTGTGTGCAGAGCATACTCAGGGAGCTGCAGGAGACGCCGCGGGGCAAGCGCTTCCTTCAATGCCAGACGCTGCAACAGATCTGCGAGATCTGGGAGCTGGGCGACTACTGTCGGCGCAAGCAGCGGGAGCTGAAGACGATGGGCAACTCGGGACGGGCGGAGGTGGAGCCACCGGAGGCGCTGGCAAAGCGACAGAAGCTAGAGGAGGCAGCGACGGCCATCACGGACGAGTACGCCGGCGTTATTTGCCGAAACATGCCATTCCTGCGCTCCACCTATCCCAGTG ATAACCATCTGCCGAAAACGCAGCTATATGTGCATGCCGGGAAGGCTGGCAAATCCCCGCCAGCCTACGAAACGCAGCAGTGCGACAAGCTGTTCCGCTCCATCTGCTCCTACGATGGCCAGCGCTTCAGCAGCTCCTTTTGGGAGAAGAACAAGAAGCAGGCGGAGCAGGGCGCCGCTCTGGTGGCCCTGCTCCATCTCGGCCAGCTGGAGGCGGAGGTTCTGCGCGACAATGGCAGCCTGCTTAACTGA